From a region of the Tiliqua scincoides isolate rTilSci1 chromosome 4, rTilSci1.hap2, whole genome shotgun sequence genome:
- the LOC136648390 gene encoding protocadherin beta-16-like: protein MGMHHWSRQAFSFSLFLCMCVAVCGSIHYRVPEEKKSGSLVANVLKDLNMDVKELAARRAHLISENTKQYFQLDRSSGDVILKERIDRESLCGQSDPCMLLSEIMLDNPWQLHRIEVEIEDVNDNPPKFSKNQFLFEIPEQVPINTRFPLEKAQDPDKGENAVQNYTLSHNEHFRLDVQSQSDGSKYAELVLEKPLDREVDPQIILTFSAVDEGIPKRTGTAQIVVDVLDTNDNFPQFEDSLYKLKLPENSPLDTLVTKVKASDKDTGSYGDVTYSFSEAPENVLRSFKLNKNTGELTIAGLIDYEENKNYEMNVRATDGGGLSAYCKVIVDVEDENDNAPELTITSITSPLPEDSALNTVVAVFRVTDQDSGDNGRTMCSTEINLPFVLKSIVNKYYQLVTQQPLDRELVSGYNVTILATDRGSPRLTSTRIIHVQISDVNDNPPVFQVSLYEMYLQENNIPGLLMGSVHAVDLDMEKNAKVTYSLLPGKVGDGSVTAYLSINSETGNLYILQALDYEEIKEFQATVKASDGGSPPLSSEVIVRVQIVDENDNAPFILYPLQNGTSPSNDLVPREAETGYLVTKVVAVDRDSGQNSWLSYELLKATEPGLFTVGAQNGEVKTMRPVNKRDAFKQKLIVGVRDNGHPPQSTSATLSILLVDGFSDPYMKMLDMPKSEAVEEEEDRNLTVYLIICLAAISFIFLVSVVVFIAMKIQKQRQFIGNYNSAPIFPCGPNIPENHVDSGSGPSSQAYNYEVCLAGGSLNSEFRFLRPLIPVFSMEPPNSQVNPRNSDGCSQEAPSGAEENDVANQVRVFVQSFLFMLPNI, encoded by the coding sequence ATGGGAATGCACCATTGGAGCAGGCaagctttttctttctctctgtttctctgcATGTGTGTAGCTGTGTGTGGGTCCATTCACTATCGGGTGCCTGAGGAAAAGAAAAGCGGGTCTCTGGTGGCTAATGTGCTGAAAGACCTAAACATGGATGTCAAGGAGCTGGCAGCTCGTAGAGCTCATTTGATTTCAGAAAATACCAAACAATATTTCCAGCTAGATCGTAGTTCTGGGGATGTGATACTAAAAGAGAGAATAGACAGGGAATCTCTGTGTGGTCAGAGTGACCCTTGCATGTTACTCTCAGAAATCATGCTAGACAATCCATGGCAGCTACACAGAATTGAAGTGGAAATAGAGGATGTGAATGACAATCCCCCCAAATTCTCCAAAAATCAATTCCTCTTTGAAATACCGGAACAGGTACCCATAAACACCCGATTCCCTTTGGAAAAAGCACAAGATCCAGACAAAGGTGAAAATGCTGTTCAGAATTATACACTTAGTCACAATGAACATTTTAGGCTGGATGTGCAAAGTCAAAGTGATGGTAGCAAATATGCGGAACTAGTATTGGAGAAACCATTAGACCGTGAAGTAGATCCACAGATCATTTTAACATTCTCAGCTGTTGATGAAGGAATCCCCAAGAGAACAGGTACCGCACAGATTGTTGTTGATGTTCTGGACACCAATGATAATTTCCCCCAGTTTGAAGATTCTCTCTATAAATTGAAACTACCAGAAAACAGCCCACTGGACACACTGGTCACTAAGGTTAAAGCCAGTGACAAGGATACTGGTTCCTATGGAGATGTCACTTATTCTTTTAGTGAAGCGCCAGAGAATGTGCTGAGATCATTCAAGTTGAATAAAAATACTGGTGAACTTACAATTGCAGGGCTCATAGActatgaagagaataaaaattaTGAGATGAACGTCAGAGCcactgatggaggaggcctctctgCTTACTGCAAAGTCATTGTGGATGTTGAGGATGAGAATGATAATGCCCCAGAGTTGACCATCACATCCATCACCAGTCCCTTGCCAGAAGACTCTGCCCTAAACACAGTGGTGGCGGTCTTCAGGGTCACAGATCAAGACTCTGGTGATAATGGCAGGACAATGTGCTCCACTGAGATAAATCTTCCATTTGTGTTGAAATCCATTGTGAATAAATATTATCAACTGGTCACCCAACAGCCACTGGACAGAGAACTAGTCTCAGGGTATAATGTTACCATCTTGGCCACTGACCGAGGTTCTCCCAGGCTCACCTCCACAAGAATAATTCATGTTCAAATCTCAGATGTCAATGACAACCCACCTGTGTTCCAGGTATCACTTTATGAAATGTACTTACAAGAAAACAATATTCCAGGGCTGCTGATGGGTTCAGTCCATGCTGTTGACCTGGACATGGAGAAGAATGCAAAAGTGACATACTCACTCTTGCCTGGGAAAGTTGGTGatggctctgtgactgcctacctCTCCATCAACTCGGAAACTGGGAACTTGTACATCCTCCAGGCTCTGGATTATGAGGAGATAAAAGAGTTTCAAGCAACTGTGAAGGCATCAGATGGTGGTTCCCCACCACTTAGCTCAGAAGTGATAGTTCGAGTTCAGATTGTGGATGAAAATGACAATGCCCCCTTCATCCTCTATCCTCTTCAGAATGGCACTTCCCCATCAAATGATTTGGTCCCCAGAGAGGCAGAAACAGGCTACCTGGTCAccaaggtggtggcagtggacagAGATTCTGGTCAGAACTCTTGGCTTTCCTATGAACTGCTGAAGGCCACAGAGCCAGGACTCTTCACAGTGGGGGCCCAGAATGGAGAAGTGAAAACCATGAGGCCAGTTAACAAACGAGATGCCTTCAAACAGAAGCTGATAGTGGGAGTGAGAGACAATGGGCACCCTCCCCAGTCCACCTCTGCAACACTGAGCATTCTTTTGGTGGATGGCTTTTCTGACCCTTATATGAAAATGCTGGATATGCCTAAGAGTGAAgctgtggaggaggaagaagaccgTAACCTGACTGTGTATCTGATCATATGCTTGGCTGCCatctcatttatttttctggtgtCTGTAGTGGTGTTCATTGCCATGAAGATTCAGAAGCAGAGGCAGTTCATAGGGAACTATAACTCTGCACCTATTTTTCCTTGTGGACCTAATATCCCGGAGAACCATGTGGATTCTGGCAGTGGCCCATCTTCCCAGGCTTACAACTATGAAGTGTGCTTAGCTGGTGGGTCTCTGAACAGTGAATTCCGGTTTCTCAGGCCTCTCATTCCTGTGTTTTCAATGGAGCCTCCTAACAGTCAGGTAAATCCCAGGAATTCAGACGGCTGTTCCCAAGAAGCCCCAAGTGGGGCAGAAGAAAATGACGTAGCAAACCAGGTGAGAGTATTTGTTCAGTCCTTTCTATTTATGCTTCCTAATATTTGA
- the LOC136648391 gene encoding protocadherin beta-16-like, with product MGMHHWSRQALSFSLFLCMCVAVCGSIRYRVPEEKKSGSLVANVLKDLNMDVKELAARRAGLAFKSSKQYFQLDLNSGDVILKERIDRESLCGQADPCMLLSEIMLDNPLQLFRIEVEIEDVNDNPPKFSKNQFHFEIPEQVPINTRFPLETAKDPDKGENAVQNYTLSHNEHFRLDVQRHRDGSKYAELVLEKPLDREVDPQLILTFSAVDGGIPKKTGTTQIIVDVLDANDNFPQFEQSLYKLKLQENIPLNTLVTKVKASDKDTGSYGDVTYSFNEAPENVLKSFKLNKNTGELMVAGLIDYEENKNYEMNIRATDGGGLSAYCKVIVEVEDENDNAPEVTIMSITSSLPEDSPPDTVVALLSVTDQDFGDNGRTACTINTNLPFVLKTSENNYYQLLTQRALDREKVSAYNVTIMAADRGSPRRTSSRIIHVQISDINDNSPDFQRAFYEMQLRENNIPGLLVGSVHAVDLDTEQNAKVTYSLLPGKVGDGSVTTYLSINSDTGNLYVLRSLDYEEIKEVQATVRASDGGSPPLSSEVIVRVLIVDENDNAPFVLYPLQNSTSSSNDLVPREAETGYLVTKVVAVDRDSGQNSWLSYELLKDTEPGLFMVGAQNGEVKTMRPVTKRDAFKQKLIVGVRDNGHPPQSTSATLSILLVDGFSDPYMKMLNTPKGEVVGEEEDRNLTVYLIICLTAISFIFLVSVVVFIAMKIQKQRQFIENCNSAPIFPGGPNIQENHVDSSSGPSSQAYNYEVCLAGGSLNSEFRFLRPLIPVFSMDPSNVQVNPRNSAGCAQEVLSSAEEHQVTSQEEKIMIICQMYVL from the exons ATGGGAATGCATCATTGGAGCAGGCAAGCTTTGtctttttctctgtttctctgcatGTGTGTAGCTGTGTGTGGGTCCATCCGCTATCGGGTGCCTGAGGAAAAGAAAAGTGGGTCTCTGGTGGCTAATGTGCTAAAAGACCTAAACATGGATGTCAAGGAGCTGGCAGCACGAAGAGCCGGATTGGCTTTTAAGAGCTCAAAGCAGTATTTTCAGCTAGATCTTAATTCTGGAGATGTGATATTAAAAGAGAGAATAGACCGAGAATCTCTGTGTGGTCAGGCTGATCCTTGCATGTTGCTCTCAGAAATCATGCTAGATAATCCTTTGCAGCTATTCAGAATCGAAGTAGAAATAGAGGATGTGAATGACAATCCCCCCAAATTCTCCAAAAATCAATTCCACTTTGAAATACCAGAACAGGTACCCATAAATACACGATTCCCTTTGGAAACAGCAAAAGATCCAGACAAAGGTGAAAATGCTGTTCAGAATTATACACTTAGTCACAATGAACATTTTAGGTTGGATGTGCAAAGACACAGAGATGGCAGCAAATATGCCGAACTAGTATTGGAGAAACCATTAGACCGTGAAGTAGATCCGCAGCTTATTCTAACATTCTCAGCTGTTGATGGAGGAATCCCCAAGAAAACCGGCACAACACAAATTATTGTTGATGTTCTGGATGCCAATGATAATTTCCCTCAGTTTGAACAATCTCTCTATAAACTGAAACTGCAAGAAAACATCCCACTGAATACATTGGTCACTAAAGTTAAAGCCAGTGACAAGGATACAGGCTCCTATGGAGATGTCACTTATTCTTTTAATGAAGCACCAGAGAATGTGCTGAAATCATTCAAGTTGAACAAAAATACTGGGGAACTTATGGTTGCAGGGCTCATAGActatgaagagaataaaaattaTGAGATGAACATCAGAGCcactgatggaggaggcctctctgCTTACTGCAAAGTCATTGTGGAGGTTGAGGATGAGAATGACAATGCCCCAGAGGTGACCATCATGTCCATCACCAGTTCCTTGCCAGAAGATTCTCCCCCAGACACAGTGGTAGCTCTTCTAAGTGTCACAGATCAAGACTTTGGAGACAATGGAAGAACTGCCTGCACCATCAACACAAACTTGCCCTTTGTATTAAAGACCTCTGAGAATAATTATTACCAATTACTGACGCAAAGGGCACTGGACAGAGAAAAAGTCTCTGCATATAACGTCACTATCATGGCTGCTGACCGAGGATCACCCAGGCGCACTTCATCAAGAATAATTCATGTTCAAATCTCAGATATCAATGATAACTCCCCCGATTTTCAAAGAGCATTCTATGAAATGCAGTTGCGGGAAAATAATATTCCAGGTCTGTTGGTGGGTTCAGTCCATGCTGTAGATCTGGATACAGAACAGAATGCAAAAGTAACTTACTCTCTCTTGCCTGGGAAGGTCGGTGATGGCTCTGTGACTACCTACCTCTCCATCAACTCTGACACTGGGAACCTGTATGTTCTCCGGTCTCTGGATTATGAGGAGATAAAAGAAGTTCAAGCAACTGTGAGGGCATCAGATGGTGGCTCCCCTCCACTCAGCTCAGAAGTGATAGTCCGAGTTCTGATTGTGGATGAGAATGACAATGCCCCCTTCGTCCTCTATCCTCTCCAGAACAGCACTTCCTCTTCAAATGATTTGGTCCCCAGAGAAGCAGAAACAGGCTACCTGGTCAccaaggtggtggcagtggacagAGATTCTGGTCAGAACTCTTGGCTCTCCTATGAACTGCTGAAGGACACAGAGCCAGGACTCTTCATGGTGGGGGCCCAGAATGGAGAAGTGAAAACCATGAGGCCTGTTACGAAACGAGATGCCTTCAAACAGAAGCTGATTGTGGGAGTGAGAGACAACGGGCACCCTCCCCAGTCCACCTCTGCAACACTGAGTATTCTTCTGGTGGATGGCTTTTCTGACCCTTACATGAAAATGCTGAATACCCCAAAGGGTGAAGttgtgggggaggaagaagaCCGTAACCTGACTGTGTATCTGATCATATGCTTGACTGCCATCTCTTTTATTTTTCTGGTGTCTGTAGTGGTGTTCATTGCCATGAAGATTCAGAAGCAGAGGCAGTTCATAGAGAACTGTAACTCTGCACCTATTTTTCCTGGTGGACCTAATATCCAGGAGAACCATGTGGATTCTAGCAGTGGCCCATCTTCCCAGGCTTACAACTATGAAGTGTGCTTAGCTGGTGGATCTTTGAACAGTGAATTCCGGTTTCTCAGGCCTCTCATTCCTGTGTTTTCAATGGATCCTTCCAATGTTCAGGTAAATCCCAGGAATTCAGCTGGCTGTGCCCAGGAAGTCCTAAGTAGTGCAGAGGAACACCAAGTAACAAGCCAG gaagAGAAGataatgataatctgtcagaTGTATGTACTATAA
- the LOC136648392 gene encoding protocadherin beta-16-like, producing the protein MCVAFCGSIRYHVPEEKKSGSLVANVLKDLKMDVKELGARGARLLSKSSKQYFQLDLNSGDVILKERIDRESLCGQNDPCMLLSEIMLDNPWQLYRIEVEIEDVNDNPPKFSKNQFLFEIPEQVPINTRFPLEKAQDPDKGKNAVQNYTLSHNEHFRLDVQSHSDGSKYAELILDNPLDREADPHFILILSAIDGGIPKKTSTTQIVVDVLDANDNFPQFEQSLYKLKLPENSPLDTLVTKVKASDKDTGSYGDVTYSFNEVPENVLKSFKLNKNTGELTVAGLIDYEENKNYEMNIRATDGGGLSAYCKVVVEVEDENDNAPEVTIMSITSSLPEDSPIDTMVALFSVTDQDSGDNGRTVCTINTNLPFVLKPTENNYYQLLTQWALDREKVSAYNITIMTADRGSPRLTIKRIIHVEISDVNDNPPVYQTAHYEMHLRENNIPGLLMGSIHAVDQDTEQNAKVTYSLLHGKVGDDSVAAYLSINSETGNLYVLQSLDYEAIKQFQATVRASDNGSPPLSSEVTVCVLIVDENDNAPFVLYPLQNGTSPSNDLVPREAETGYLVTKVVAVDRDSGQNSWLSYELLKATEPGLFTVGAQNGEVKTMRPVNKRDAFKQKLIVGVRDNGHPSQSTSATLSILLVDGFSDPYMKMLDTPKGEVVEEEEDRNLTVYLIICLAAISFIFLVSIVVFIAMKIQKQRQFIENCNSAPIFPGGPNIQENHVDSGSGPSSQAYNYEVCLAGGSLNSEFRFLRPLIPVFSMDPSNIQVNPRNSANCSQEVPNSTEVHQVTSQLDFGLGWNISRQNSNGEDSPETC; encoded by the exons ATGTGTGTAGCTTTTTGTGGGTCCATCCGCTATCATGTGCCTGAGGAAAAGAAAAGTGGGTCTCTGGTGGCTAATGTGCTAAAAGACCTAAAAATGGATGTCAAGGAGCTGGGAGCCCGGGGAGCCCGGCTGCTTTCTAAGAGCTCAAAGCAGTATTTCCAGCTAGATCTTAATTCTGGGGATGTAATATTAAAAGAGAGAATAGACCGAGAATCTCTGTGTGGTCAGAATGATCCTTGCATGTTACTCTCAGAAATCATGCTGGACAATCCATGGCAGCTATACAGAATTGAAGTGGAAATAGAGGATGTGAATGACAATCCCCCCAAATTCTCCAAAAATCAATTCCTCTTTGAAATACCGGAACAGGTACCCATAAACACCCGATTCCCTTTGGAAAAAGCACAAGATCCAGACAAAGGCAAAAATGCTGTTCAGAATTACACGCTTAGTCACAATGAACATTTTAGGCTGGATGTCCAAAGTCACAGTGATGGTAGCAAATATGCTGAACTAATACTGGATAATCCATTAGACCGTGAGGCAGATCCAcattttattctgattttatcagccattgatggaGGGATCCCCAAGAAAACCAGCACAACACAAATTGTTGTTGATGTTCTGGATGCCAATGACAATTTCCCCCAGTTTGAACAATCTCTTTATAAACTGAAACTACCAGAAAACAGCCCACTGGATACATTGGTCACTAAAGTTAAAGCCAGTGACAAGGATACAGGCTCCTATGGAGATGTCACTTATTCCTTTAACGAAGTGCCAGAGAATGTGCTGAAATCATTCAAGTTGAACAAAAATACTGGGGAACTTACTGTTGCAGGGCTCATAGActatgaagagaataaaaattaTGAGATGAACATCAGAGCcactgatggaggaggcctctctgCTTACTGCAAGGTAGTTGTGGAAGTTGAGGATGAGAATGACAATGCCCCAGAGGTGACCATCATGTCCATCACCAGTTCTTTGCCAGAAGATTCACCCATAGACACAATGGTGGCCCTTTTCAGTGTCACAGACCAAGATTCTGGAGACAATGGAAGAACTGTCTGCACCATCAACACAAACCTGCCCTTTGTATTAAAGCCCACTGAGAATAATTACTACCAATTACTGACGCAGTGGGCACTGGACAGAGAAAAAGTCTCTGCATATAACATCACTATCATGACTGCTGACCGCGGCTCACCCAGGCTCACTATAAAAAGAATTATTCATGTTGAAATCTCTGATGTCAATGACAACCCCCCAGTGTACCAGACAGCACACTATGAAATGCACTTACGAGAAAACAATATTCCTGGGCTGTTGATGGGTTCAATTCATGCGGTTGACCAGGACACAGAACAGAATGCTAAAGTGACTTACTCACTCTTGCATGGGAAGGTTGGTGATGACTCTGTGGCTGCCTACCTCTCCATCAACTCGGAAACTGGGAACCTTTATGTCCTCCAATCTCTAGATTATGAGGCGATAAAGCAATTTCAAGCAACTGTGAGGGCATCAGATAATGGTTCCCCTCCACTCAGCTCAGAAGTGACAGTATGTGTTTTGATTGTGGATGAAAATGACAATGCCCCCTTCGTCCTCTATCCTCTCCAGAATGGCACTTCCCCATCAAATGATTTGGTCCCCAGAGAAGCAGAAACAGGCTACCTGGTCAccaaggtggtggcagtggacagAGATTCTGGTCAGAACTCTTGGCTTTCCTATGAACTGCTGAAGGCCACAGAGCCAGGACTCTTCACGGTGGGGGCCCAGAATGGAGAAGTGAAAACCATGAGGCCAGTTAACAAACGAGATGCCTTCAAACAGAAGCTGATAGTGGGAGTGAGAGACAACGGACATCCCTCACAGTCCACCTCTGCAACACTGAGTATTCTTCTGGTGGATGGCTTTTCTGACCCTTATATGAAAATGCTGGATACCCCAAAGGGTGAAgttgtggaggaggaagaagaccgTAACCTGACTGTGTATCTGATCATATGTTTGGCTGCCatctcatttatttttctggtgtCTATAGTGGTGTTCATTGCCATGAAGATTCAGAAGCAGAGGCAGTTCATAGAGAACTGTAACTCTGCACCTATTTTTCCTGGTGGACCTAATATCCAGGAGAACCATGTGGATTCTGGCAGTGGCCCATCTTCCCAGGCTTACAACTATGAAGTGTGTTTAGCTGGTGGATCTCTGAACAGTGAATTCCGGTTTCTCAGGCCTCTCATTCCTGTGTTTTCAATGGATCCTTCCAACATTCAGGTAAATCCCAGGAATTCTGCCAACTGTTCCCAAGAAGTACCGAATAGTACAGAGGTGCACCAAGTAACAAGCCAG CTTGACTTTGGACTGGGTTGGAATATATCTAGGCAGAATTCAAATGGTGAAGATtccccagagacttgctag